From the Helicoverpa zea isolate HzStark_Cry1AcR chromosome 28, ilHelZeax1.1, whole genome shotgun sequence genome, one window contains:
- the LOC124643859 gene encoding THAP domain-containing protein 11-like: MPYYCTVPRCTSMAGKAKNVSFHQFPRDEELAKLWNNILKRGKPYTKYSKVCSLHFKPEDYTITSAGKNKGQWRTLRKDAIPSQNLPSDTPAPYTRRQSGAWVPDNVPVMNPQFQQQAQQLAQAIYMQTMLAMQAAGVQDAMGLANLSNGLPLPLSTEETPPDVPPKPENNPETSENNQTNPDSQTRTDHDSNQEKKTSYQCEECSKCFKDPDVFILHKRTHRNDQNLNGKENFDLNSIKPEMLKSNPILANLLKNTMERNIFSSNLFEKQLMVSFSNMNSFMRSYDEDCDNSDLSESLDDSNNLVIDENLA; this comes from the exons ATGCCTTACTACTGCACCGTGCCGCGATGCACATCCATGGCTGGGAAGGCTAAAAACGTTTCTTTCCATCAATTTCCCAGAGATGAGGAGCTTGCTAAACTGTggaataatatacttaaacgaGGGAAACCTTATACAAAGTACTCTAAAGTATGCAGCCTTCATTTCAAGCCAGAGGATTACACAATAACAAGCGCTGGAAAAAATAAGG GACAATGGCGTACTCTACGTAAAGATGCAATACCATCTCAGAATCTACCTTCAGACACGCCAGCTCCCTACACTAGAAGACAGTCGGGCGCCTGGGTGCCTGATAATGTGCCTGTGATGAATCCTCAG TTCCAGCAACAAGCCCAGCAATTAGCTCAAGCTATCTACATGCAGACCATGTTGGCGATGCAGGCCGCCGGCGTGCAGGACGCTATGGGACTCGCTAATTTGTCTAATG GACTCCCACTACCCTTATCAACCGAAGAAACACCACCTGATGTCCCACCCAAACCAGAAAACAACCCAGAAACATCTGAAAACAACCAAACCAACCCAGACTCCCAGACCAGAACGGACCACGACAGCAACCAAGAGAAAAAAACTTCATACCAATGCGAAGAAtgttcaaaatgttttaaagatCCGGACGTTTTCATCCTTCATAAAAGAACCCATCGGAACGACCAAAATTTGAACGGCAAAGAAAATTTTGACCTCAACTCTATTAAGCCAGAGATGCTGAAATCGAACCCTATACTTGCTAATCTCCTGAAAAATACTATGGAAAGAAACATTTTCTCTTCGAACCTTTTCGAAAAGCAGCTAATGGTAAGTTTTTCAAATATGAATAGTTTTATGAGAAGTTACGATGAAGATTGTGATAATAGTGACTTAAGTGAATCCTTAGACGATAGTAATAATTTAGTTATAGATGAAAATTTAGCTTAG